A genomic segment from Flavobacterium litorale encodes:
- the rpmI gene encoding 50S ribosomal protein L35, whose translation MPKMKTKSSAKKRFKVTGSGKIKRKHAFKSHILTKKSKKRKLALTHSTLVHQSDERSIKEQLLIK comes from the coding sequence ATGCCTAAAATGAAAACTAAATCCAGTGCCAAGAAACGCTTTAAAGTGACTGGCTCAGGAAAAATTAAAAGAAAGCACGCTTTTAAAAGTCACATCCTGACTAAGAAAAGTAAAAAGCGTAAGCTTGCGCTAACACACTCAACTTTGGTACACCAATCAGATGAGAGAAGCATTAAAGAACAATTACTTATAAAATAA
- the infC gene encoding translation initiation factor IF-3 gives MRNNRGYQPRVEKKDAHRTNNAIRVPEVRLVGDNVETGVYKTAEAMRMAEQQELDLVEISPNASPPVCKIMDYKKFLYEQKKREKMLKAKSSQITVKEIRFGPQTDEHDYEFKKKNAVKFLKEGSKLKAFVFFKGRSIIYKEQGQILLLRLAQDLEEYGKVESMPVLEGKRMIMFIAPKKKK, from the coding sequence ATAAGAAACAACAGAGGTTACCAACCTCGAGTAGAAAAAAAAGATGCACACAGGACTAACAACGCAATTCGCGTACCTGAGGTAAGACTTGTGGGTGATAATGTAGAAACAGGTGTTTACAAAACAGCCGAAGCGATGCGTATGGCCGAGCAACAAGAGCTTGACCTTGTAGAAATATCGCCTAATGCTAGCCCACCTGTTTGTAAAATAATGGATTACAAGAAGTTTCTTTACGAACAAAAGAAACGCGAAAAAATGCTCAAGGCAAAATCGAGCCAAATTACGGTTAAAGAAATTCGTTTTGGACCACAAACCGATGAGCACGATTATGAGTTTAAGAAAAAGAATGCTGTTAAATTCCTTAAAGAGGGTTCAAAACTAAAAGCGTTTGTATTCTTTAAAGGACGTTCTATTATATATAAAGAACAAGGACAAATATTATTACTTCGTTTAGCGCAAGACCTTGAAGAGTATGGTAAAGTAGAATCGATGCCAGTGCTTGAGGGTAAACGTATGATTATGTTTATTGCGCCTAAGAAGAAGAAATAA
- the thrS gene encoding threonine--tRNA ligase codes for MIHITLPDGSVKEFNAGVTPHDVAMSISSGLARNVISASFNGTTVETKTPLTTDGTLILYTWNDAEGKKAFWHSSAHILAQALQELYPGVKLTIGPAIENGFYYDVDFGDHVVGDKDFKAIEDKALTIAREKYEFTMRSVTKAEALATYKAENNPYKVELIENLEDGTITFCDHSTFTDLCRGGHVPNTGIIKAFKVMSVAGAYWRGDEKNKQLTRVYGISFPKQKELTEYLQLLEEAKRRDHRKLGKELELFTFSQKVGQGLPLWLPKGAALRERLEQFLKKAQKKAGYEQVISPHIGQKELYVTSGHYAKYGADSFQPINTPNEGEEFLLKPMNCPHHCEIYNSKPWSYKDLPKRYAEFGTVYRYEQSGELHGLTRVRGFTQDDAHIFCTPDQLDEEFKKVIDLVLYVFSSLGFENFSAQISLRDKEDKEKYIGAEENWEKAENAIINAAKDKGLDTVVEYGEAAFYGPKLDFMVKDALGRQWQLGTIQVDYNLPERFDLTYKGADNESHRPVMIHRAPFGSMERFIAILLENTAGNFPLWLMPEQAIILSLSEKYENYAKKVLDLLENHEIRALIDNRNETIGKKIREAEVQKLPFMLIVGEEEEKNGTVSVRRHGDAGKSNQSMTIEAFATVVAEEVNKTLKPF; via the coding sequence ATGATACATATTACATTACCCGACGGGTCAGTAAAAGAGTTCAACGCAGGGGTTACACCTCATGACGTTGCTATGAGCATTAGCTCAGGTTTAGCTAGAAATGTTATTTCGGCAAGTTTTAATGGTACAACCGTTGAAACCAAAACCCCACTGACCACCGACGGTACGTTAATATTATATACTTGGAATGATGCCGAAGGTAAAAAAGCTTTTTGGCACTCGTCTGCACACATTTTAGCACAAGCATTACAAGAGTTATATCCTGGTGTAAAACTTACCATTGGTCCTGCTATAGAAAATGGTTTTTATTACGATGTAGATTTTGGCGACCACGTAGTGGGTGATAAGGATTTTAAAGCTATAGAGGATAAAGCATTAACTATTGCACGCGAAAAATACGAATTTACAATGCGCTCGGTTACCAAAGCAGAGGCATTGGCAACCTACAAAGCAGAAAACAACCCATATAAAGTAGAACTAATAGAAAACCTAGAAGATGGCACTATTACGTTTTGCGACCACAGTACATTTACCGATTTATGCCGTGGCGGACACGTACCTAACACTGGTATTATAAAAGCATTTAAGGTTATGAGTGTGGCAGGTGCTTACTGGCGCGGCGACGAGAAAAATAAACAACTTACCCGTGTATACGGTATATCATTCCCGAAACAAAAGGAATTAACAGAATATCTACAGTTATTGGAGGAGGCAAAACGTCGTGACCACCGTAAATTAGGCAAAGAGTTAGAATTGTTTACATTCTCGCAAAAAGTGGGGCAAGGTTTACCATTATGGCTACCAAAAGGTGCTGCATTACGCGAAAGACTGGAACAGTTTTTAAAGAAAGCCCAGAAAAAAGCAGGTTACGAGCAAGTAATAAGCCCACACATAGGGCAAAAAGAACTTTATGTAACATCGGGGCATTATGCTAAATATGGTGCCGATAGTTTCCAACCTATCAATACACCAAACGAAGGCGAAGAGTTTTTACTAAAACCCATGAACTGCCCGCACCACTGCGAAATATATAACAGCAAACCATGGTCGTATAAAGATTTACCAAAACGTTATGCCGAGTTTGGAACGGTATACCGTTACGAGCAAAGTGGTGAGCTGCATGGTTTAACACGTGTGCGTGGCTTTACGCAAGATGATGCGCACATTTTTTGTACACCAGACCAATTGGACGAAGAGTTTAAAAAAGTAATAGACCTTGTGCTTTACGTATTCAGCTCATTAGGGTTTGAAAACTTTAGCGCCCAAATATCGTTACGCGATAAAGAGGATAAGGAGAAGTATATAGGTGCTGAGGAAAATTGGGAAAAAGCAGAAAATGCAATTATAAATGCCGCTAAGGATAAAGGGCTCGATACTGTTGTAGAGTATGGTGAAGCTGCTTTTTACGGACCAAAGCTGGACTTTATGGTTAAAGATGCTTTAGGACGCCAATGGCAACTAGGTACAATACAAGTAGATTACAACCTACCTGAACGTTTTGACTTAACCTATAAAGGTGCCGATAACGAGTCGCACCGCCCTGTTATGATTCACCGAGCACCCTTCGGATCGATGGAGCGTTTTATTGCAATTTTGCTCGAAAATACAGCCGGAAACTTCCCGCTTTGGCTAATGCCAGAACAAGCTATCATATTGTCTCTTAGTGAGAAATATGAAAATTATGCTAAAAAAGTTTTAGATTTGCTGGAAAATCACGAAATTCGCGCCCTAATTGATAATCGAAACGAGACGATTGGTAAGAAAATTCGCGAAGCCGAAGTACAAAAACTACCTTTCATGCTCATAGTAGGTGAAGAAGAAGAGAAAAACGGAACGGTTTCTGTACGTCGTCATGGTGATGCTGGAAAATCAAATCAAAGTATGACAATTGAAGCGTTTGCTACCGTAGTAGCAGAAGAAGTTAATAAAACATTGAAGCCTTTTTAA
- a CDS encoding NAD(P)H-dependent oxidoreductase, whose protein sequence is MKKIVIINGHPKPNSFNTALAEAYKQGAIAGGAIIREINIGQLQFNPNLSDGYSEITELEPDLIAAWEKIKWANHLVWVHPVWWGGLPAITKGFIDRLFLPGMAFKYRENSVFWDKLLKGKTARIITTMDQPGWYYWLVFGRPSINQLKKTVLQFCGVKPVKVTAIGIIKTSSVAQREKWLQRVRMLGEKLK, encoded by the coding sequence ATGAAAAAAATAGTTATTATTAACGGACATCCTAAACCGAATAGTTTTAATACTGCTTTAGCAGAAGCCTATAAACAGGGCGCTATTGCTGGCGGAGCAATTATTCGGGAAATAAACATAGGGCAACTTCAATTTAACCCGAATTTAAGTGATGGGTACAGCGAAATAACTGAACTTGAGCCTGATTTAATAGCCGCTTGGGAAAAAATTAAATGGGCAAACCACTTGGTTTGGGTACATCCTGTATGGTGGGGCGGACTGCCTGCAATAACCAAAGGGTTTATTGACAGATTGTTTTTGCCTGGTATGGCATTTAAGTATCGTGAAAATTCTGTTTTTTGGGATAAGTTATTAAAAGGTAAAACAGCGCGAATTATAACCACTATGGATCAGCCAGGTTGGTACTACTGGCTTGTTTTTGGTCGCCCTAGCATTAACCAACTTAAAAAAACAGTACTACAGTTTTGTGGTGTTAAACCTGTAAAAGTAACTGCTATAGGTATTATAAAAACAAGTAGTGTTGCCCAACGTGAAAAATGGTTACAGCGCGTACGCATGCTTGGCGAAAAACTCAAATAG